A genome region from Hymenobacter tibetensis includes the following:
- a CDS encoding RagB/SusD family nutrient uptake outer membrane protein: protein MKKYSLLFVLALGLGLQACQDFLEEPPRGQQTVDNYFNTAAECKAAVMGCYSTTDQDDWWKIDRTRMFGDAGSDDAWKGNSIAGDQREFGDFARFFWLPNNEWFDNRYTHIFQAIGNCNAALVGIAKAPIDAELQKQLLAEVKFIRAYNYFELVKGYGGVPLVLAPVSPSESLTLRRNTTEECYAQIIADLKDAAAALPEKRAQPAGDRGRATKGAANAYLAKAYLYTEKWAEAQQYAEIVINSNQYNLNDEFSRVWSVDNPNGNESIFELNYNANQTFPLGTYLTSVMRSRADGGWGFNTPSSNLEQAFVRENDPRLKWTIIKQGDSVDVKTPGFDYTKYDTKLSENESGRISRKMFLLLKDRPANEGNRGPLNRIELRYADLLLMHAEASYRLGQEVKARQSLNLVRARANRLKPGTVLPRTSTGSALLDHIWLERRLELAMEGHRYYDLVRQKRLVAVMTAFNASQLTNTDPYDKGKLKDQISEKNNLFPIPTPQIQLSGGNVEQNPGY, encoded by the coding sequence ATGAAAAAATATAGCCTCCTGTTTGTGCTGGCGCTCGGCCTTGGTTTGCAAGCTTGCCAAGACTTTTTGGAAGAGCCACCCCGGGGTCAGCAAACCGTTGACAACTACTTCAACACCGCCGCTGAGTGCAAGGCCGCCGTTATGGGCTGCTACTCTACCACCGACCAAGACGACTGGTGGAAGATTGACCGCACCCGCATGTTCGGCGATGCCGGCTCCGACGATGCCTGGAAAGGCAACTCTATTGCTGGCGACCAGCGTGAGTTCGGCGACTTTGCCCGCTTCTTCTGGCTGCCCAACAACGAGTGGTTCGACAACCGCTATACCCATATCTTCCAGGCCATTGGCAACTGCAACGCCGCCCTGGTAGGTATTGCCAAAGCGCCTATTGATGCCGAGTTGCAAAAGCAATTGCTGGCGGAAGTGAAGTTCATCCGTGCTTACAACTACTTCGAGCTAGTGAAGGGCTACGGGGGCGTACCGCTGGTGCTCGCGCCGGTGTCGCCGAGCGAGTCATTGACGCTGCGCCGGAACACCACAGAAGAGTGTTACGCGCAAATCATTGCGGACTTGAAAGATGCTGCCGCGGCCCTGCCCGAGAAAAGAGCCCAACCTGCCGGCGACCGAGGCCGCGCCACCAAAGGCGCCGCCAACGCCTACCTAGCCAAAGCGTACCTCTACACCGAGAAGTGGGCCGAAGCCCAGCAGTACGCTGAAATCGTAATCAATTCCAACCAGTACAACCTGAACGACGAGTTCAGCCGGGTCTGGAGCGTAGATAACCCGAACGGCAACGAATCCATCTTCGAGCTGAACTACAACGCCAACCAGACGTTCCCGCTTGGTACCTACCTCACGTCGGTGATGCGCAGCCGGGCCGATGGCGGCTGGGGCTTCAACACGCCCAGCAGCAATCTGGAGCAGGCCTTCGTGCGAGAAAACGACCCCCGCCTCAAGTGGACCATCATCAAGCAGGGCGACAGTGTGGACGTGAAAACGCCCGGCTTCGACTACACCAAGTATGACACCAAGCTTTCGGAAAACGAGTCGGGTCGCATCAGCCGCAAGATGTTTTTGCTGCTGAAAGACCGGCCGGCCAACGAAGGCAACCGCGGCCCTCTCAACCGCATCGAACTGCGCTACGCCGACCTGCTGCTTATGCACGCCGAAGCCTCGTACCGCTTGGGACAGGAAGTGAAAGCCCGGCAGTCGTTGAACCTAGTGCGGGCGCGGGCCAACCGCCTCAAGCCTGGTACTGTGCTGCCCCGCACGTCTACCGGCTCGGCGCTGCTCGACCACATCTGGCTGGAGCGCCGCTTGGAGCTAGCCATGGAAGGCCACCGCTACTACGACCTGGTGCGTCAGAAGCGCCTAGTAGCCGTTATGACGGCCTTCAATGCCTCGCAGCTCACCAACACCGACCCTTATGACAAGGGCAAGTTGAAAGACCAGATATCCGAGAAAAACAACCTGTTCCCGATTCCTACGCCGCAGATTCAGCTCTCCGGTGGCAATGTGGAACAGAACCCCGGGTACTAA